Below is a genomic region from Cygnus atratus isolate AKBS03 ecotype Queensland, Australia chromosome 19, CAtr_DNAZoo_HiC_assembly, whole genome shotgun sequence.
GGGGCAGGCAAGGCGGTGGGGctggctccctggggacaggcatGGGCAGCAGTGAGCAGCCAGCCTGGAGATGCCACAGaaagccccccccccagtgcaGGCAAGAGGCATGGGAGTGGGtggcagcagagggagagaccccgctggcagagctgcttctcGCCAAGGctcacagaggaagaaatgcaggATCAGACCCATTCTCCTGATGGCActggggaaggagctggaggaaCTGAGTCCTGGCCAAGTCAGGGGTGATGCCCACCCCACAGGTGCCCGTTGCCCATCACCCCTCACCCTCCCTGTGGCAGGACTGGTGCCACTGCCGGGGACAGCGCTGGGTGCCATTACCCAGTCTGCCTCTGCAGGAAATCCCTGCTGGTGACCAGGGACCAGCCACCAGCCACTGGAGGGTGGCACCAGGGACCAAACCCAGGGACAAATCCACCCAAGTGGGGCTGGCTTCTGGGAAACCTTGCTGCACCCACAGAGACCCCATCCCCACAGACCCATGGCCTGGCAGCTGGTGGGGATGACGAGCAAGGATGGAGCAGGTGGGGGCTCGGGGCACTCACCTGGCACTTTGTCCCTGTTGTGACCAAGCCAGCGCCAGAggggcaggatgctgcaggaGCACACCCAGGGGTTCCCATGCAGGAAGAGCTCTTGGAGCTGGGGCAAGGCACTCAGCACCCcggcccccagctcctccagcctgtTGTTGCCCAGGTTGAGCGTGGCCAGGCTGCCGAGGGGCAGGAAGCTCTCGGGGCTCAGCATGGCCAGGTAGTTGTTGCTGAGatccagctcctgcagcgccCCGAGCCCCACCAGCGCCTGCCTGTGGATCATCCCCAGGTGGTTATGGGGCAGGCTGAGCCGCAGCAGcgctggcagggaggggaaggcgcGTGCCCTGAGCACGGCGATGAAGTTGTAGCCGAGCCAGAGGGTGCTGGCGTTAGTGGGCAGGCGCGGCGGCACCTCATGCAGGGCGCGCTGGCGGCAGTCCACgtcccctgcccagcagcgGCAGGCGGTGGGGCACGCAGGTGCGGGCAGCGGgcacaggaggagcaggagggccAGCACGGTGCTGGGGCCCCTCCACACGCCCATGGCTGCCCACTCACGCAGAGAGGGTTCCCCGGCCCCCAGCATCAGGGCTCCCCCAGGGGCAGGGTGCCCAGAGCCCCTCGCCTTGCCCAGCCGCTCGTCCTTGCCCGGCACCCTTGGGTGCGGTGAGCGGGTGGACGCGCACGGCTCCCGGTAGCTCTGTGCATTCCCCACCGTGTGCTGTGCGGGGTGGAGCTGCACTTT
It encodes:
- the LRRC26 gene encoding LOW QUALITY PROTEIN: leucine-rich repeat-containing protein 26 (The sequence of the model RefSeq protein was modified relative to this genomic sequence to represent the inferred CDS: deleted 1 base in 1 codon) produces the protein MGRELPGAVRVHPLTAPKGAGQGRAAGQGEGLWAPCPGGALMLGAGEPSLREWAAMGVWRGPSTVLALLLLLCPLPAPACPTACRCWAGDVDCRQRALHEVPPRLPTNASTLWLGYNFIAVLRARAFPSLPALLRLSLPHNHLGMIHRQALVGLGALQELDLSNNYLAMLSPESFLPLGSLATLNLGNNRLEELGAGVLSALPQLQELFLHGNPWVCSCSILPLWRWLGHNRDKVPEESSLQCVFPEQLDTYPIMAFRNESFWPCQKTPLSAQHYATFLLLGLSSFLASIIFCTLMGCVVVIYQHLRKEPRFCRRPLLCRGH